The genomic region CGACCAAAAACGACGAGGCCCTCTACCAATGCCTCGCCGAATCCAAATACGGGGTTTCCACCACACGTGTCAATTTAAAACGAATGTACATAGACAAACCTAGAGTCGAAATGAGAAACCATAAACCAATCGAGGGGAAGATGTACAAACTGGAATGCGATATCCCAGATTCGTATCCAAAACCCGAAATTGTGTGGATATACCAATCATTGACAGACCCGAGTGCGTCTAGAAGCATCCTCGACCGTCGCATAACTTTGTCCCCCGAAGGCGATCTGTATTTCACTAACGTTACCAAAGAAGACACGAGTGGTAGTTTCAAGTATGTTTGTGTGGCGAGGAGTCAAGTTTCTGATAGCGATGTGGTATTGGCTGAACATGTGTTGGAAACTGTCGTGCCAGCCAGTGGACCGAAGGACAACGGAGTTTACCCGCTGTATGTCTCCAGCGATTTCACTGCTACAGTCGGATCTGTGACCATGATATACTGTATCTATGGTGGCACGTAAGTGTTTTAAATCTATTCTAAACCTCCGCTGCATACCCTCAGTTTGTCATCTCTGTGTATGTGATGTCAAAAAGAACATAAGGTTATCTGGAAGATCGCCTGGTTTGGTTGCCCggaagagattgctatgtagcgataaaacCAAATTGTACGCATTGTGTGAacttgttatataaaattttgctgtattttatgtggtgtacaataaaagtgtattcattaattcattcattaacaGTCCGCTGGCATATTCATTAAAAGTCCGCTGGCATATTTATTAACAGTCCGCTGGCATATTCATTAACAGTCCGCTGGCATATTCATTAAAAGTCCGCTGGCATATTCATTAAAAGTACGCTGGCATATTCATTAACAGTCCGCTGGCATACCCGGACTGGTACAAAGACGGGAAGAACGTGAACAACTCGCCCAAAGATCGCGTGACCCGGTACAACAGGACCTCGGGGAAAAGACTGCTCATCAAGGACACGTGGCTGGAAGACCAGGGGACCTACATGTGTCTAGTGGACAACGAGGTTGGCGAACCGAAGCAACATACCATGCGACTGACAGTTGTCAGTgagtaaccatttttttttcaacatacCAACACTTAGCTCCAACCTTTTAGTATTCGAAGATACAGCCTTGGGCGAAACACTTTTGCCTAGAAAATTCCCGGAAAGGCCTTTGCAGTGCATATTGGAAAACAGGTAGCAAAGCTCTTCCTACTCCTTGTATAAAAACTATGTCGCGTTGGAAACTTCTCTATGCCTCGcgttttaatatttgaaaagtgAGGGTGGAACTACATAAAATATCTCCAAAACAAACTTTCCAAAATTTTTCTTGTACAGTACCTATAGACCGTGccactaactttttttttcgtattgaaTGGGTATAAGTAAGATTTCCAAATAGGTTGAAACTATACAGGAAAAATGTACGGCAAATGTACGATATTGTACGTTATTGCAGTAAACCGTGGATTAAAGTACATTTAGACAACATTAAATTGAGCCCCGATTCTGATTTCAATATGACGGGTTGTTTCTAAACCCAATGACTTATTTCGATTATaaggaaattcaaaattcatttatttcaagtaggcccagtttataagcactttcgaaacgtcaagtcagtctgtttgtagtgactctaccaccggttcggaaggcagattccaccgagaatggccggcaagaaactcagcagattgctctttttcaacattattttacagttcactatgttttaaatttaatatcttgtgagagacgagagcggctgcttccaagcagacttgtcgttaaggaattcaccAATCGTATAGTAACATTATTAAATGGGTTTGAATGTTTATACTTAtacattggcaggtccaaaattaccttgggaatcgtattataaaagcatatactcaatcccacaaatgacttgaTAAATTATGATAACGTGATCATTGGGAACACGGACGGGTCctaagtgaaaaaaataatttctgcgTAGTCGGGTTTccgatttgaaattttattttataggtacctactttataatttgataatttttttgaagtgaaacttctttaggatctttgtgatttcaaaccggatgctacggaaaaaacgacagacagagacacaaatacaaaaatgtgtaggatgaagccggcaaagaattTGTGACtgcaaaaatttaaacactagaagtaagaataaacttacagtgcaaaatactaggttacataaaattcataatttgtttgaaggaaattgcatacaattctacaataaactacccagtGACATCTTGAAGatttctcttaaaaagttcaaagtttgtatgaaacgtaagctgatagaaaagtcttattatagtataaaggactaggtaatcgataaaaaagcttgggtgtgaattattgctctaaccaggtcgctcttctaataaatttaaattacattgtgagatggtgataacaaaaaaaaaacacccggctaagtttgctgtgggcttcttcttagaccaggacgcgtttggaaccttcgtagctttagttttaagttggaatgtggttatcgccatcatctcactaccgtgtaattcttatgtacctacgcatcaaaagtgccaactatgggcctacttgaatagagatatttttgacgttgactttgactttgaatgagACGGAAATATACATAccattttatctgtttttttcctatttaagttaccaaagagacaaatacataaatgtataggacagagtgagatggaaaacattttatattttttacctattctagttaccatggaaactaaataataaaccttacatttatcctaatagttctgatacactacatccacctcaatctctcgtaggctacttttcagaagttacacgtccggcgtgtgtgaataaattgcacaggatttttttttttcccgtTTCCACACAAATAAAAGTCGGTTTCCTTTTGCTCAGAGATCTCATTATTTCGTCCCCAGGTGCCCCACAGTTCACAAAGCAACCTGAACGGAAACTGACAGCACAGAAAGGCGGAGACATCACCGTTCACTGTCAAATCGCCGGCGTACCCGCACCAAAAGTGTCATGGTCACGGAACACGCAAAACCTGGCGCAAAACGACAAACTCCACATCCAATATTCCGTTCAAGGCAACGCTACCATTGCCGATTTGACTATTAAAAACTTGCAGGAAAACGACTCTGGTATTTATGGGTGCATGGGAGAGAATCCTAACGGTGAAATATACGCAGAGTCATTGGTTAATGTtcaattataacattattacgTTATTTGTCAATGGATTAGGAAACTAATAGCTGTATCGGGCCTTTGTCGGTGTATGCCCGACACATTAGGACAACATTCAGCTTCATTATCTAGTAAAGGCTCTGCATACGTGGTTGTGAGCGCGATGCATAATAACTGTTGGCGTATGTCCGACATGTACCTTTCCAAATCCAGGACTTTAGTTAGTTATTGTATACCCCACTTACAGAGTCCCAGCAAATGATAATGTTTGCTTTGCAAACCAAGTTTAATAGTAGTTTAGTTTTACTATAGATAAATTATGTTGAAATTGGGGGAGAGACATTCCATAATTGAGGTTTTTAACTTGAGCCTATTAGGCGTACGATGTCCTGAAAGTCTCTACTTTTTATCGGTGTTTATCCGACAAAAACAGTACACGAACATTTCAGTTTCcttattcataattattaagAATAGGCAGttcatttctaaaaataatgtgaaaaaacaaatatgtatattaCTACGCAAAGACAATTTCATCCGACTTGAACacgaaatgttttaaataatattctatttcaataaaatattcaatacaaccaaaatgttttttttcttagacGATAAtgcctttaatattatttttcagatACACGCATGCTATTTTTTTGTTCATGTTTCCATAGAACGATAAATAGAGAAATTTTCTTTATACGcgtaaaagaaaatttaataaagataaaattatacgacatattaattattaactaatttATTGGCAAACTTACAAATTACTTACAAATTAAAACAACGTAAATTCTTAATAATAAGTAGTACTTAAACCTTatatggttaaataaaaaatacaagaaaaccCTCAGTGTTCTTCTGTAGTtcttatcattaaaactaacaaattttgttctacgacctttcaaaattcagtagtaatttatttcacacaaaaatgataataaagcattttatttctgtaaagtgacattacaacCCAAATACATGTCCCTGTTGCCAAACACTTGGCAGGAACAAACgagtcgtggttcgcgcgctgttgtatctatttaaaataatgaatattgaatatttcacaaactatcgagttaaaaaaaagtcgtagaactaatgtaaacttttaataaaaaaaaaattataactacatGCCGACGAGCtttttggaatttttatttaaccctgtaggtatacgaatattattatatttattgtaaaatttgtcTAGGAGGTTATAGTAAACAAAATATCCAATAGAGCAGCATAGTCGCATTGACgacaaagctctttaaataaagattaaaaaaaaaaatatccaatggGTGCCATTTTTGCATTAAGGCGatgcataaaataatgtatttgcaGTCCATTCACAATAACTTGTGTCCTGTATAAAATAGGGGTCAAGTTATAGTGGATGGACTATAAACGCCATAGCGGCAAGGATACGAGGTAATTTTGCAACGACATTTTTCTGTAATACGTGAAATATTCGTTTAATAGTCACGATAGTGATGTTGTCACTATTTTTAATAGCTAGCACAATCTCGCCTACCTACGTTTACTGGATTAACGAAATCCATTCAAATCTTTCCTTATCCTAACGAGGAGTTTTCCACCCACTTGAGAGATTGATGGGAGAcattagatattataaataaacaattttcctTAAGAAATATTCTAAACTTTTTGTGCGCAATACGTAGCTTTATAAAAAACACCTACATATTACATTTCATCTAAAGTATTAAGTAATAGGTACCCCAATGGCCACCCAATTCGGCGACGttttatccctactaatccctactaatattataaatgtcaatgtaagtttgtttattacgctttcacgcaaaaactacttaaccgatcctcatgaaactttgtacacatattcttggaagtgtgagAAGTATTATACtgtttatcccgacattaagctcggttcgtttgggagagtggatgaaagtttttgacgattttacaccataactccgacaaattataaccgatttaaataattatttttgtactatagaggtgtttaattttgcccaaactttgtgtagatctgatgaatgtggttggagatagacgacagaactcctcagctgtcagcagcaaacccctcatttaaggctctTTACTGAATATTTACTTGGCTCTTTACttttactgaatactttatttttttttagaactacaactaaatttgatGCCACATCAAAggacaaaataaaacgcagacgaagtcgcgggcaatagctagtattttatatttatccctTTCCTAGGATAATGCCACTCCCCGCTCCCCCTATTGGCTCTCCCTCTTGTCCAAAAATAGCTAATGTAGAAATACGCGGTGTCAAAATGAGATGAGAAAAAAATTTTGGGCGCCATTTTTAAACGTATCTTAAAAACCTAAGTACCCTCATTTAAGCTAATGTTGCCAGCGTGACAACCGAAACTCCCTAGCGCCCCCCTTCTGCGACGATCACTAGCGGCTTACCCTGCGCATCGTCATATATGCTGTTCGCATTTATATTGTAAAGGGAGACAACTCCATACGTCAGTATGACTGTACAGAAGAACGTCACCATTAGCCCAGCGAGAATGTGGGCATTGAAGTACGGCCCGCAGTTGACAGCGGGGCCAAAACACCGGGTGCGATCTGTGCTGTTGCTGCGGCGGCCGATGATATATTCCTTGAAATTGAAGGGCTGGATCTGGAAGACAACACGGTGCCAACTGGGAGGTTTCTACCTAAGTTAGAAATTATTGCATCGCGCGAAAGTTtactaagatttttaatttttaattttttttttattccactacaagttattccTCGACTGcaatgtctaagatggtagcgggctaaccagttaaggagtatggtagtcatacccctaatcggttcctacgcgacgtcgcaccggaacactgaatcgcttagcggccgtctttgtcggtatgatggtaactagccgaggccaaagactcccaccagaccagagaaaattcagaaattatcaattcccaaatcgcccatACTGGGAGTCGAACCCGCGACCTCTTACTTAAATACACAGCGCACACCGTTGCGCAAGGGAGGTCGACGAATATGACATTACCTATATGTTATAAAACGAGGGCCATCTAGTTATTTTACCGCGAGATCTAGTAACAATACTGTATTGACAATAAATTGCGctattatccctactaatattataaatgtcaatgtaagtttgtttgttacgctttcacgcaaaaactactcaactgatcctcatgaaactttgtacacatattcttggaagtgttagaagtaatataggatactttttatcccgataataagctcggttcctttgggagaggggatgaaagtgtttgacgattttacaccataactccaacaaattataaccgatttaaataattatttctgtactatagacgttgtaatatgtgtttaattttgcctaaactttgtgtagatctaatgaatgtggttggagatagaggacagaactcctcagcggacagcagcaaacccctcatttaaggcgtagcgatactgaatacttactttatttttttttaggaattacaactaaattgaatgccacatcaaaaaacaaaatc from Pararge aegeria chromosome 26, ilParAegt1.1, whole genome shotgun sequence harbors:
- the LOC120635061 gene encoding hemolin-like; this translates as MILINFVLLTVTGVLGASLPVDQTPVLKQLPSEVLFRDNKEVSIDCVTEGNPGGVSYKWLKNGQPFTQNGDIVQRENEGTLIFKNPTKNDEALYQCLAESKYGVSTTRVNLKRMYIDKPRVEMRNHKPIEGKMYKLECDIPDSYPKPEIVWIYQSLTDPSASRSILDRRITLSPEGDLYFTNVTKEDTSGSFKYVCVARSQVSDSDVVLAEHVLETVVPASGPKDNGVYPLYVSSDFTATVGSVTMIYCIYGGTPLAYPDWYKDGKNVNNSPKDRVTRYNRTSGKRLLIKDTWLEDQGTYMCLVDNEVGEPKQHTMRLTVVSAPQFTKQPERKLTAQKGGDITVHCQIAGVPAPKVSWSRNTQNLAQNDKLHIQYSVQGNATIADLTIKNLQENDSGIYGCMGENPNGEIYAESLVNVQL